TGAGACATCCATCGAGGCTTCAAGGTTTTTTATCCCAATAGATAATGCCGGTTGAGAGATAAAACACTTTTGCGCTGCTCGGCCAAAATGCCGCTCTTCCGCAACCGCAATGAAGTAACGAAGTTCATTTAATTTCATGCATTATTCCCATAAGTAACATTAATGTAGTGAATGATTTACATACTAACATATTTGCATTAAGGTGATTCTAATTAAGCATAAATCCCATGTTTATCAGCCCTTGAAGCGCTCTTGAAATGTGAAAGATTGATCAGGTTACAAATTGCGCTAAATGGAGAAAAATGGGCTATAATGAGGGAAATTTCTTTCTTTTTAATTTCCTATTAATTTTAGACGACTTAAGTGAGCGATAACAATGAAACTAATCGATAAGTTTAGAGAGACGTCGGCACTCTATGGTGCAAACCAGACTTATGTCGAAGAGATGTTTGAATCATATCTCGAAGATCCAAGTTCTGTATCTGCACAATGGCAGGCCTATTTTGCCGACTTTAAAAATAGTCAAGGCGAGGATGTAGCTCAAGGACCTGTTAAGCGTGCTTTTGAGCAGATGCGTCACCAAGGGGTGCGAGTGCAATCTGCGGGTGTGGATGAAGCACATCTTGAGAAGCAAGTTGCAGTACTCAATTTAATTGGCGAATATCGCCGTAGAGGGCATCAAGTAGCAGACTTATGCCCTCTTAATTTACGTGATATTCCTAATGTGCCTGAACTCAATCCCGGTTATTATGGTTTAACTGAAATGGATATGGGCACAACCTTTAAAACAGGTGGACTAGCGGGCAAATCAGAGATGACGCTTCGTGATATCTTAGATGTTTTAAAGAAAACGTATACCGGCCATATTGGTGCTGAGTTTGAGCATATCACTAAAGATGCAGAGCGCGACTGGATTAGAACGCGTTTAGAAGAGGTTCAAGATCATTATCGCTTAAGTGATGAAGAGCGTATTGAGACCTTAAAAGAGTTGATCTCAGCAGATGGATTAGAACGTTATCTTCATACTCGTTATGTTGGACAAAAGCGCTTCTCATTAGAGGGTGGAGATGCTTTAATTCCGATGCTCCATGAGATGGTCGTAGGTGCTTCCAATTTTGGTGCGGAAGAGATCGTGATCGGGATGGCTCACCGTGGTCGTCTTAATACCTTAGTTAATATCTTAGGAAAAGCTCCTAAACAGCTTTTTGCAGAGTTTGAGGGCGTTCCAACCTTCTCGAAAGGTTCCGGTGACGTAAAATATCATATGGGATACTCCTCCTCCGTGATTGCATCGCCCGATAATCCTCCTGTGCATCTTGCGCTTGCATTTAACCCTTCTCACCTTGAGATTGTAAATCCTGTTGTGGAAGGATCTGTTCGTGCACGCTTAGAGCGTCGTATTGAGCCAGGTACACCAACAGGACATCTCCCATTTAATACAGTGCTTCCTGTATTAATTCATGGTGATGCTGCATTTGCAGGGCAAGGAATTGTTCTTGAGACGCTCCAGATGTCTCAAGCTCGTGGTTATACAACCGGGGGAACAGTTCATATTGTTGTCAATAACCGTGTTGGTTTTACAACATCAAATCCGCTAGATGCGCGTTCATCTGAGTATTGTACTGATGCGGCGAAGATTGTTCAGGCACCTGTTTTACATGTGAATGGTGATGATCCTGAAGCGGTGAAGCATGTGATGCAATTAGCATTAGGCTATCGTAATACCTTCCATAAGGATGTTGTGATCGATTTAGTCTGCTACCGTAAATTAGGTCATAACGAAGCGGATGAGCCAAGTGCAACACAGCCGATGATGTATAAGAAAGTGCGTAATCATAAGACTCCAGCACGTATCTATGCAGATCGCCTTATCGCTCAAGGATTGATTACGGAAGAAGACTTTAAAAACTTCACACAAGAGTATCGCGATAAGCTGGAAGAGGGTACTCCTGTCGGGTTCCCAACTGTTGAATCGATCAATAGCTCTTATATGCAAAAATGGGAGAAGATCTCAAAAATGCATGATCGTTTTGATGAAGAGGGACCTGTCGTTCCTGAAACAGGTGTTGTTCCTTCAAGAATCACCGAACTTACCCGTATTATGAATCAATTACCTGAGAGCTTAAAGCTTCATAATCGTGTTCAAAGAATTCACGATAATCGCCTTAAAATGGGTGAAGGTGAGTTAGAGATCGATTGGGGCTTCGCTGAGATTATGGCGTATGCAACACTTCTTGAGGAAGGTTATCCTATCCGTATTACGGGGCAGGACTCAGGACGTGGAACATTCTTCCATCGTCATGCGGTCTACCATAATCAAGAAGATGGAAGTAGCTATATCCCACTTCAACATCTTACGAAAGATCAAGCGAACTTTACCGTTATTGACTCTATTTTGTCAGAAGCAGGGGTCTTAGGATTTGAGTATGGCTATGCATCGACTGAGCCGAATGCACTTGTTATTTGGGAAGCGCAATTTGGTGATTTTGTCAATGGTGCACAGGTCGTTATTGATCAGTTTATCGCATCAGGTGAGACAAAGTGGCGTCGCTATAATGGTTTAGTGATGTTGCTTCCTCATGGATATGAAGGTCAAGGACCTGAGCATTCATCGGCACGTCCTGAGCGTTTCTTAGAGCTCTGTGCAGAGAATAATATGAGTTTTGTTGTGCCGACAACGCCAGCACAGGCTTTCCATATGTTCCGTCGTCAGATGCATCAAGATTATCGCAAACCATTAATTGTGATGTCACCTAAGAGTCTATTGCGACATCGTCAAGCAGTGAGTACTTTAGAAGAGCTAGCAACCGGTACTTTCCGTTCAGTTCTATCAGAGATTGATGCTATTGATGCGGCGAAGGTCGATCGTGTGGTGATCAGTGTTGGTAAGATCTACTATGATGCAAGAGATCGCAGAGCAGCGGTGAATGATGAAAAAACAGCGATTATCCGCCTAGAAGAGATCTATCCATTCCCAGCAGTGGCCTTAGCGACAGAATTAGCGAAATATCCTAATGCGAAAGAGGTGATCTTCTTGCAAGATGAACCTAGAAATCAAGGATATGCAACCTTTGTTTATCCACATTTAATTGAGTTGTTAGGCGATAAACATGCATTACGATTTGTGACTCGTCCGGCAGCTGCTGCGCCGGCAGTAGGATATAGCCATGTTCATGCAGAGCAGGAGAAAGCGCTTCTTGACGCAATCTTTCCAACCGAGTAATGATTGATTGTCGATTAGGGGGCTCCTAGTGGAGCTCCTTACTTATCAACAGTTATCAACAGAATTAAAAGCTTCATTAAAAGTTTATATAACAGTTATATATTTACATAGGAGAAAATCCATGAGTGTTGAAATTAAAGTTCCAGTATTACCTGAGTCAGTTGCTGATGCATTACTCTCTGCTTGGCATAAACAAGTAGGTGAGTTTATTGAAGAGGGTGAGAACCTTGTTGATCTTGAGACTGACAAAGTGATGTTAGAAGTTCCTGCAACAGTGAGCGGCGTTCTTAAAGAGATCAAAGTTGAAGAGGGTACAGATGTTACAGAAGGAACTGTTTTAGCAATTATCGAAGCAGGTGAAGCGCCTAAAGCAGAAGCAGCGCCTAAAGCAGAAGAGAGCAGTGCGGTAGCCGCTGTTGAGAGTGATGAAGAGGTGGGAATGTCACCAACTGTTCGTCGCTTAGTTGAAGAGAATAATCTTGATATTAGTAAGATCCCGGCAACCGGCAAAAATGGGCGTCATCTTAAAGAAGATATTGAAAACTTCTTGAAAAATGGTGGTGCGAAAGCGGCACCTGCAGCGAGTAAAGCAGCGCCAGTTGCTTCTGTTCCAACTGGTGAGCGTGTTGAAAAGCGTGTACCGATGACACGTCTTCGTGCCCGTATTGCAGAGCGTCTCCTTGATGCCACAAATAGCACGGCAATGTTAACAACATTCAACGAGATCAACATGGAACCTGTGATCTCGATGCGTAAGAAGTATCAAGATCGTTTCACTAAGACCCATGGTGTAAAACTTGGTTTTATGTCTTTCTTTGTTAAGGCAGCAGTTGAAGCACTTAAGAAGTATCCAGCTGTGAATGCTTCGATTGATGGTAATGATATTATCTATCATGGTTATTTCGATATCGGTATTGCTGTCTCTTCACCACGTGGTTTAGTCGTGCCGATTATTCGTAATGCAGATCAATTAAGCCTTGCTGATATTGAGAAGCAAATTATTGAATATGCAACAAAAGCGAAAGAGGGTACTTTAACTATCGAAGAGATGACAGGCGGTACATTTACAATCACAAATGGTGGTGTATTTGGCTCTATGCTCTCAACGCCGATTATCAACCCACCACAAAGTGGTATTTTAGGTATGCATAATACTTATGAGCGTCCAATTGTTAAAGATGGCCAAATTATTGCAGCACCAATGATGTATGTTGCTCACTCATATGACCACAGAATCATTGATGGTGCTGAAGCAGTTGGATTCTTAGTCTCAATTAAAGAATCAATCGAAGATCCAGCAAGTATGCTTCTTGAACTCTAATCAGTGAAGAAGTAATAGAACTTTAGTGGGTAGTAACAATTATAGAGATTAGAGAAGATCCTTTATTGAACTTTTATCGATAAAGGATCTTTTTCCAAGGAGAATATTTTATGGCGAAGAAAGAATTTGATGTCATCGTAATTGGTGGTGGTCCTGCAGGTTATGTTAATGCCATTCGTGCAGCACAGTTAGGTTTAAAAGTTGCCTGTGTTGAAAAATGGATTGGCAAAGCAGGAAAGCCTGTTTTAGGTGGAACCTGTCTTAACGTAGGTTGTATTCCTTCTAAGGCACTGCTTGAGTCATCTGCACTCTATGAAGAAGCAAAAGATCATGGTACAGATCACGGTATCTCTGTTGAAGGGATCAAAATGGATCCTAAAGCGATGATTGCTCGTAAAGATAAGATCGTATCTGAATTAACAGCGGGTATTTCAATGTTATTCCAAGCGAATAAGGTTGAGTGGCTACAAGGTACAGGAAAGTTACTAAAAGATAATGTTGTTGAAGTTACTGACCATGATGGCAAAGTTGAAACCTATAAAGCGAAAGATATTGTTTTAGCGACCGGCTCAGTACCAATGGATATTCCATCAGCTGTTGTTGATAATAAGCGTATCTTAGATTCTGAAGGGGCACTCGATTTAGAAGTTGTACCAAAACGTTTAGGTGTGATTGGTGCCGGTGTTATTGGTCTTGAGATGGCAAGTGTTTGGTCTCGTTTAGGTGCTGAAGTTGTCATTTTTGAAGCGATGGATAAGTTCCTTTCAGCAGCTGATCAACAAATTGCAAAAGATGCTGCAAAGCATTTTAAGAAGCAAGGTTTAGATATTCGTCTAGGTGCGCGTGTTAATGAGTCAGTCGCAACGGATGATGGTGTTACTGTTAAATATAGTGACAAAAGTGGTGAGCATGAAGAGAAGTTTGACTACTTATTAGTTGCTGTAGGCCGTAAGGCGTTCACAGATGGGATTGTTGATGAGTCTGTAGGTCTTGAGATGGATGGACGTTTAGTCAAAGTTGATGATAAATGTCAGACCAATATTCCTAATGTCTGGGCGATTGGTGACCTTGTTCGTGGACCTATGTTAGCGCATAAAGGTTCTGCAGAAGGTATTGCTGTGGCGCAACGTATTGCGGGTCAATATGCGCGTGTTAATTATGATGCAGTTCCATGGGTGATCTATACCCATCCTGAGATTGCATGGGCAGGTAAAACTGAAGAGCAGTGTAAAGCAGAAGGTATTGAAGTGATCACAAGCTCCTTCCCATTTGCGGCATCAGGACGTGCGAAAGCGATGGGCGCAACAGAAGGTTTAGTTAAAGTCATTGCCGATGCAAAAACAGATAAATTATTAGGGGTACATATTGTTGGACCTAATGCATCAGAATTGATTCATGAAGCTGTTATTGTTCTAGAGTTCGGTGGTACATCGGAAGATATCGCAAGCACAATGCATGCGCATCCAACACTAGCAGAGAGTGTTATGGAAGCAGCGCATGGCATTCATAAAAGCGCAATTCATATGATGAATCGAAAATAATTGGAAAGATTTGGGCGAGATATCGAAGTATTAAGAGGATTAAGATCTAGGATTAAGTATTAAGCATACGATTCTGATATTGACTTCATCTTGATTTATCTCTTCCAAGAGTGAATATATCATCTATAATTAGCACTACTTTTTGATCATAAGAGGTAGTGCTTTTTTATTGACCATCATAATCTATTATTCATTTCCCCTCTTTTTGCTCCTATTTCGCTCTTTTCTAATAAGAGAGAAGCGCTGTAGAAGCATAAAAATGGATTTCTCCATTAGTTATTGCCAATTCAGAATTCGATATTTCTGATATTAAGCATGAAAATGGACTGAAATTAGAGATAGAAATAATATTAGGGTTTGTTTTAATCGATTGATTTTCAACAGGATTTTATCCATAATGAGGTATTGATTAATAATAGAGCAAAAAAAGTGTGAGATCTGTTTGACATACTTTAGGGTTCATACTATTATAGTCACCTGTTCACGAGGAGAAGCTTCCAAGAGAATAGATTTAGTCCCTATCGTCTAGCGGTTAGGACACTGCCCTTTCACGGCGGCAACCGGGGTTCGAATCCCCGTAGGGACGCCAAATATCGAAGCCTACTGATTATATCAGTAGGCTTTTTTGGTTTCTAGAGGTATTCATTTATATTGTATGCATTGATATTTAATAAGTGATATTTAAGTGATATTTAGTTAGTAAGTAGATCTATCTGGATCTATCCGGATCTATTACAGAGCTGATCTCGATGAGATGAGATATATGAGATGAGATATCAGAAATAGGAGAGTTATAGATGGCAAAAATTTTTATATGTAAAGTGGATGATCTTACAGCAGGAGAGATGCGTAAGTTTGAAACGGAAATTGGTGAACTCCTTGTCTTTAATCGAGAAGGGGAATACTTTGTAACGGATGATCAATGTACCCATGCAACAGCCTCTCTCTCTGAAGGTGATTATTTTGATGACACGATCAGCTGTCCATTGCATTGGGGAGAGTTTAATATTATGACAGGGGAAGCAACAGCGGCTCCTTGTAAGAAACCACTCCGTACCTATCGTGTCTTAGTGGAAGGCAATGAGGTCTATATCGATAGTGAATTAGAGGCAGAGGCTGCAATGCTTAAATAGAGGATCGGTAGAAGATCGTCATAGATCGAGAAGTTGGTAAACCATAGAATGGAACAGAAGAAGAGCCTAAAGGGCTCTTTTTTTATTTCTCTCTAGATCATTAAAATGATATTGGAGATTGTACAAAATAGAAAATAAAGGGTATATAAGAGATAGGGCTATAGTAAGTCTTTAAGTTCGATAGTAGTCGAATAAGATGACAAGATTGAGTATCAGTTTTAACTCATTCTTATTGAAGTTTAGTTTTAAAGCGGAGATGTGATAGGAATCGGTAGCGCGTTGAGATTGGGAGACTAATCTTAAATTTGATGATCAATAAATCAATAATAAAAAAGAATCATGAAAGAGAAATGATCGAAAAGGTCGGAAAGATCAGTAGCGCTATTAGAGGTTGATCACATTATCCTATTTTATGTGGGTGGTGCCCTTAACTTTAGGAGGAGAAGATGTTTACATTTATAGGCGGTATATTACTGCTCATTATAGGTTACTTCACTTATGGAAAGTATGTAGAGAAGGTTTTTGGGGTTAAAGAGAGGCCTACACCGGCATATACGAGTAGCGATGGTGTTGACTACGTACCGATGAATACGGCTAAAAACTCATTGATTCAGCTGCTCAATATTGCCGGCGTCGGTCCGATTTTTGGCCCGATTTTGGGAGCACTTTATGGCCCCGTAGCTTTTATCTGGATCGTCTTTGGTTGTATTTTAGCCGGAGGAGTTCATGATTATTTAACGGGAATGATCTCGATTCGAAATCGTGGGGCTCATCTTCCTGAACTTGCGGAAAAGTTTTTAGGAAAATCGATGCGCCATATTGTCAATGCCTTTGCCTTACTGCTGCTTGTTCTTGTAGGAACGGTGTTTGTTTCGGCTCCAGGACAGTTACTCTATGATCTGATGGGCGGTAAAGTTGGTCTCGCAATTATTGTGGGTATTATCTTTATCTACTATGTTTTAGCAACGCTATTGCCGATCGACAAGATTATTGGGCGCTTCTATCCTTTCTTCGGGATGCTTTTAGTTTTAAGTGCTATCGGTATTGGTGTTGGTTTAGTTGTTACAGGGCAGGCGGGTAATATTCCTGAATTGACTTTAGATAATCTTCATCCTGGTGGCCTTGCAATTTTCCCACTTCTATTTTTAACAATCTCTTGTGGGGCGCTTTCAGGTTTCCATGCAACGCAATCGCCTATTATTTCACGTACAACTAAGAATGAAGGGCATGGGCGAAAAATTTTCTACGGCATGATGATTGCAGAAGGTGTTATTGCAATGATCTGGGCGGCGGCAGCGATGGCGATGTTCTATGATCCAGCGGCACCTTTTGGCGAGGGATTAAATGCGGTATTGAAAGAGGGTGGTCCGGCATTAGTCGTTAGTAAAGTGGCTGTTATGATGTTAGGTGGTGTAGGAGGAACAATTGCGATTTTAGGTGTGATTATCCTACCCATTACCTCTGGTGATACAGCATTTAGAAGTGCAAGAATGATTATTGCGGATTATCTTAAGATTGGACAAGATAAGGTCGGCAAGCGTCTTTGGATTGCTCTTCCAATGTTTGTTATCTCTGCTATTCTTCTTCAGCTCGATTTTAATATTTTATGGCGTTACTTCTCATGGGCGAATCAATCGACAGCAGTGATAGCGCTCTTTGTAGGGGCGATGTATCTCTATATTGGTGGTAAGAATTACTGGATCTCACTATTGCCGGGAATTTTTATGTTATTAGCGACAACTACCTATATTTTAGAGCAACCGATCGGCTTTGGTCTCTCGACAGAGATCTCTCAGATCGGAACGGTGATTATCTCAATTGCGCTTGTTGCTCTCTTTTTCTGGCAAGCAAAACGACAAAGAGCATGTGGACTGCCTTTAGAAGAAGATTTAACAGGTTGGGATGGCACGATGAAAGAGGGTGGTTATGATTTCACCTGTAAAGGCTTATAATCTCTTATATCCTATGATCACGACTTTAAGCGCACTTTAATTGAGTTTTAGAGTTTTAATAATGTGAATAGTAGAGTAAAGAGTATTAGATATGTATTAGATAAAACTCCCGGATAATTCTGGGAGTTTTTTCATGAGAGAAATGGGAGAAATGAGAAGGTGCGAGGAGGAGATATGAAGATTGTGATTGCTCCAGATTCATATAAGGAGAGCTTATCTGCTCTTGAGGTAGCACAATTGATTCAAAAAGGGTTCTCTCGCCACTATCCAATGGCAGAGTATCATTTAGTGCCGATCGCAGATGGTGGGGAAGGGACGATCGATGCAGTGATCAGAGCAACTCAGGGGCAAAGAGTGACGCTCTCCGTAATGGGGCCGTTAGGTCAGCCGGTAGAGGCATCTTATGCAATTACTGGTGATGGAAAGAGCGCTGTGATTGAGATGGCAGAAGCTAGTGGATTAGCGCATGTTTCATTAGCGCAACGAGATCCGCGAATAACAACGAGCTTTGGAACGGGTGAGTTGATCAAAGATGCATTAGCGCGAGGCATTCGACATATTATTTTAGGTTTAGGGGGGAGTGCGACTAATGATGGTGGTGCCGGCATGTTAGCGGCGCTAGGTCTACAGTTTTTGGATGCAAAAGGGAATCTACTCCCTTTAGGAGGACTCTCTTTAAAAGAGCTCACCTTTATCGATAGTAGCTATTTTGATCCGGCTATTAAGGAGTGCCATTTTGAGGTTGCTTGTGATGTGGATACTGTATTGATAGGAGGGCAGGGCGCTTCAGCAATTTTTGGTCCACAAAAGGGTGCAACGGCGGAGATGGTTTCTCAGTTAGATAATGCGCTAGCCCATTATGCAAAGATCGTTGCGCAGACATTAGAGTGTGATGTGCAAGCTATTCAAAATCATGCAGGAAGTGGTGCTGCCGGTGGAATGGGATTTGCTGCTCTCACTTTTCTCCAAGGTAGATTGAGTCCGGGGATAACGCTTATTTTGGATCTGATCAATTTTGAGGCATTGATCGCCGATGCCGATCTTGTTATTACCGGAGAGGGAAAAATAGATCGACAGACTCTACATGGTAAAGCGCCAATAGGGGTTGCAAGGATCGCTAAAGCACATAATATTCCGGTCATAGCGATCGCCGGCAGCCTTGGAGATGGGGCTCATCTTGTAAAAGAGTCGGGAGTTGATGCACTTGTGAGTATTCTCAATTCTCCTTGTACGTTAGAAGACGC
This Ignatzschineria indica DNA region includes the following protein-coding sequences:
- a CDS encoding 2-oxoglutarate dehydrogenase E1 component encodes the protein MKLIDKFRETSALYGANQTYVEEMFESYLEDPSSVSAQWQAYFADFKNSQGEDVAQGPVKRAFEQMRHQGVRVQSAGVDEAHLEKQVAVLNLIGEYRRRGHQVADLCPLNLRDIPNVPELNPGYYGLTEMDMGTTFKTGGLAGKSEMTLRDILDVLKKTYTGHIGAEFEHITKDAERDWIRTRLEEVQDHYRLSDEERIETLKELISADGLERYLHTRYVGQKRFSLEGGDALIPMLHEMVVGASNFGAEEIVIGMAHRGRLNTLVNILGKAPKQLFAEFEGVPTFSKGSGDVKYHMGYSSSVIASPDNPPVHLALAFNPSHLEIVNPVVEGSVRARLERRIEPGTPTGHLPFNTVLPVLIHGDAAFAGQGIVLETLQMSQARGYTTGGTVHIVVNNRVGFTTSNPLDARSSEYCTDAAKIVQAPVLHVNGDDPEAVKHVMQLALGYRNTFHKDVVIDLVCYRKLGHNEADEPSATQPMMYKKVRNHKTPARIYADRLIAQGLITEEDFKNFTQEYRDKLEEGTPVGFPTVESINSSYMQKWEKISKMHDRFDEEGPVVPETGVVPSRITELTRIMNQLPESLKLHNRVQRIHDNRLKMGEGELEIDWGFAEIMAYATLLEEGYPIRITGQDSGRGTFFHRHAVYHNQEDGSSYIPLQHLTKDQANFTVIDSILSEAGVLGFEYGYASTEPNALVIWEAQFGDFVNGAQVVIDQFIASGETKWRRYNGLVMLLPHGYEGQGPEHSSARPERFLELCAENNMSFVVPTTPAQAFHMFRRQMHQDYRKPLIVMSPKSLLRHRQAVSTLEELATGTFRSVLSEIDAIDAAKVDRVVISVGKIYYDARDRRAAVNDEKTAIIRLEEIYPFPAVALATELAKYPNAKEVIFLQDEPRNQGYATFVYPHLIELLGDKHALRFVTRPAAAAPAVGYSHVHAEQEKALLDAIFPTE
- the odhB gene encoding 2-oxoglutarate dehydrogenase complex dihydrolipoyllysine-residue succinyltransferase, whose translation is MSVEIKVPVLPESVADALLSAWHKQVGEFIEEGENLVDLETDKVMLEVPATVSGVLKEIKVEEGTDVTEGTVLAIIEAGEAPKAEAAPKAEESSAVAAVESDEEVGMSPTVRRLVEENNLDISKIPATGKNGRHLKEDIENFLKNGGAKAAPAASKAAPVASVPTGERVEKRVPMTRLRARIAERLLDATNSTAMLTTFNEINMEPVISMRKKYQDRFTKTHGVKLGFMSFFVKAAVEALKKYPAVNASIDGNDIIYHGYFDIGIAVSSPRGLVVPIIRNADQLSLADIEKQIIEYATKAKEGTLTIEEMTGGTFTITNGGVFGSMLSTPIINPPQSGILGMHNTYERPIVKDGQIIAAPMMYVAHSYDHRIIDGAEAVGFLVSIKESIEDPASMLLEL
- the lpdA gene encoding dihydrolipoyl dehydrogenase, coding for MAKKEFDVIVIGGGPAGYVNAIRAAQLGLKVACVEKWIGKAGKPVLGGTCLNVGCIPSKALLESSALYEEAKDHGTDHGISVEGIKMDPKAMIARKDKIVSELTAGISMLFQANKVEWLQGTGKLLKDNVVEVTDHDGKVETYKAKDIVLATGSVPMDIPSAVVDNKRILDSEGALDLEVVPKRLGVIGAGVIGLEMASVWSRLGAEVVIFEAMDKFLSAADQQIAKDAAKHFKKQGLDIRLGARVNESVATDDGVTVKYSDKSGEHEEKFDYLLVAVGRKAFTDGIVDESVGLEMDGRLVKVDDKCQTNIPNVWAIGDLVRGPMLAHKGSAEGIAVAQRIAGQYARVNYDAVPWVIYTHPEIAWAGKTEEQCKAEGIEVITSSFPFAASGRAKAMGATEGLVKVIADAKTDKLLGVHIVGPNASELIHEAVIVLEFGGTSEDIASTMHAHPTLAESVMEAAHGIHKSAIHMMNRK
- a CDS encoding non-heme iron oxygenase ferredoxin subunit → MAKIFICKVDDLTAGEMRKFETEIGELLVFNREGEYFVTDDQCTHATASLSEGDYFDDTISCPLHWGEFNIMTGEATAAPCKKPLRTYRVLVEGNEVYIDSELEAEAAMLK
- a CDS encoding carbon starvation protein A — encoded protein: MFTFIGGILLLIIGYFTYGKYVEKVFGVKERPTPAYTSSDGVDYVPMNTAKNSLIQLLNIAGVGPIFGPILGALYGPVAFIWIVFGCILAGGVHDYLTGMISIRNRGAHLPELAEKFLGKSMRHIVNAFALLLLVLVGTVFVSAPGQLLYDLMGGKVGLAIIVGIIFIYYVLATLLPIDKIIGRFYPFFGMLLVLSAIGIGVGLVVTGQAGNIPELTLDNLHPGGLAIFPLLFLTISCGALSGFHATQSPIISRTTKNEGHGRKIFYGMMIAEGVIAMIWAAAAMAMFYDPAAPFGEGLNAVLKEGGPALVVSKVAVMMLGGVGGTIAILGVIILPITSGDTAFRSARMIIADYLKIGQDKVGKRLWIALPMFVISAILLQLDFNILWRYFSWANQSTAVIALFVGAMYLYIGGKNYWISLLPGIFMLLATTTYILEQPIGFGLSTEISQIGTVIISIALVALFFWQAKRQRACGLPLEEDLTGWDGTMKEGGYDFTCKGL
- a CDS encoding glycerate kinase encodes the protein MKIVIAPDSYKESLSALEVAQLIQKGFSRHYPMAEYHLVPIADGGEGTIDAVIRATQGQRVTLSVMGPLGQPVEASYAITGDGKSAVIEMAEASGLAHVSLAQRDPRITTSFGTGELIKDALARGIRHIILGLGGSATNDGGAGMLAALGLQFLDAKGNLLPLGGLSLKELTFIDSSYFDPAIKECHFEVACDVDTVLIGGQGASAIFGPQKGATAEMVSQLDNALAHYAKIVAQTLECDVQAIQNHAGSGAAGGMGFAALTFLQGRLSPGITLILDLINFEALIADADLVITGEGKIDRQTLHGKAPIGVARIAKAHNIPVIAIAGSLGDGAHLVKESGVDALVSILNSPCTLEDAYLESRKNLEQTAENVAAILKVGKML